CGGATGCCCGGGTTCGCGGTCCAGCCGCCCGAAGCCCTCGAGCGGGTCATCGACCACATGCTCGCCGAGCGGATCCTGTTCGAGGACCAGGGGATCCTCGCCATCGACGAGCCGGGGGAGCGCCGGTACGGGTGGCGGCACTACATGGAGGTGATGAGCGTCTTTCTCTCGCCCCCGCTCCTGACGGTCGTCCACGGCCGCACCGATCTGGGCCACGTCGATGCCTCGTCGCTCATGCCGAAGGCCAAGGACCGGCCGATCATCCTTTCACTCGCCGCCAGGTCATGGCTCGTGCGATCGATCGACTGGCCACGGGGGCTGGTGTATGCCGAGCCTGCCACCGACCCCGGCACGTCGAGATGGCGCAGCAACGGCCCCGGGCTGTCTTATGCCCTGTGCCAGCGGATGCGGGCGCTGTTGGCGGACGACGGCGAGCGCCCCGGCTGGTCCTCCCGGGCGCGGGAAGCGATCCGAACGGCGCGTGACGAGTTTCCCTGGGTGAGTGTGGACGCGACGACGATGGTCGGCGCCCGGCAGCGTGATCTGAAGTGGTGGACATTCGCCGGTCGAGCGGCCAACGCCGGCCTCGCCGCGGCGATCGGACGCCGGATCGCCGGATCGGCCACGTTCGACAATTTTTCGGTGACGATCGAAGACGGCCAGGAATCCGACTCACTCGCCGACATCCTGGCATCGCTGCCGGGGCTGGCCGACGAGGAATTCCTCCCCGTGATCGACACCGACGCGGTAAACGCCCTCAAGTTTGCCGACTGCCTGCCGCGCGACATGGCGACGCGGATGCTGCAACTCCGTTCGAGCGACATCCCGGCGCTGCGCCGCGTCGTGGCGGAACCGGTGCGGCGCGTGATCGCTGGCGAGTGAGACTGTGGGTACGCGGGTGGCCATCCCCTGGCAGGCCCGCGATCGCCAGGTCACGCCCCCGGCCGCAACCCGGCCACGAGCAACTTGACGACGTCGCAGCGCGACGTGTGCCAGCACTCGGGGCGGTAGGCGGCTAGCTCGTCGAGAACGGCAGCGATGCTCTCCCGATCGAGCGCCAGCGCGGCGGCATGGTCGCGAGCCTGGCCGCCGGCCATGGCTGGCGCGGCGAGCAATTCGCGGGCGCGCGCGACGTGGCGCGCGACGCCGGCCGGCTTCCCCTCGCGGATCTTCACCGCCGCGGCAGCGAGGTGAATCAACCCCTGCACGAACCGCGCGTCGGGCGTGGTGCGACCACGCGCGTGCCAGACACCCTCCCAGGCTTCGTGCGCTTCCCAATAAAACCCCTCGTTGAACAGGTCGAGAGCGTGGAGCCAGAGTGGATCATCGCCCCCGCGCGCGACGTGGTCGCTCGGAAGAACCTGCGCGTCTGGCAGCCCCGCGGCGGCGCCATCGGCAGCAGGGCCACGCTCTGGTCCGGCACCGTCGGCAGCGAGCGGCACGGGCGCGTGCCGGCCACGGGCAGCATATGAATGCCCGCGCGGATCGTTGACCGGATGCGGGTGGCCATGCCCCGGGACGTAGGCATAGGGCGGCAGCGCGATGGCCGGTGCGTAGCGCGGGGGTGAGGAACGGACGGTCA
This sequence is a window from Planctomycetota bacterium. Protein-coding genes within it:
- a CDS encoding DUF309 domain-containing protein, which encodes MTVRSSPPRYAPAIALPPYAYVPGHGHPHPVNDPRGHSYAARGRHAPVPLAADGAGPERGPAADGAAAGLPDAQVLPSDHVARGGDDPLWLHALDLFNEGFYWEAHEAWEGVWHARGRTTPDARFVQGLIHLAAAAVKIREGKPAGVARHVARARELLAAPAMAGGQARDHAAALALDRESIAAVLDELAAYRPECWHTSRCDVVKLLVAGLRPGA